The Rhodamnia argentea isolate NSW1041297 chromosome 7, ASM2092103v1, whole genome shotgun sequence genome contains the following window.
GAACAAAGGCATTTTAGCAGGTCATGCAttagtaaaaatgaaaaatcgaaGACAAATGGTCATTCCAGATTGTTCCTCCAAGATGCCTCATGCAATTGGCTTAACTTCAAACAATTGAAAGGGCTTTCGAGCAACCCATTTCATGTGTCATGTAAAGGTAGACAAGTACCATCTTCAAGATAATAGCAGTTGGCCAAGAATTGCGCTCCCATGAAAGAAGGGGAAAGCAGAAAACTAGAAAGTACAGAACCAACCTGCAGCACAGGATCCTGGACATCTGGCATTCTCTCGTCAAAAGGCTCGATTATAATAGAAAAGCCACGGGCATATGTCCCCACAAGTGTTGCAAAATCACATATTGTTTGTATGTGCAAAAACTCATCTGTATCAGTTATTTCTAGAGTCAGCATGAGAGAATGGAGGCGATCATAACAAAACTTTAATGTTTTCTGGTCGATTCCGGCTTGATTAGTAACAGAGGCAACAAAAGCAACAGGGCTTTCCTTCTCTACATTCTCAGTTTCTAGGCGGCCTTTCAGATATTGGACAAATCTACGTAAGACGCGTAGGAAAAAATCTGCTCGACGAATGTTCCCTGGCACTGCTTCCTTTAAAATATCATCAGGCAAGGCAGGATTTGCAAGCCAGGTATCATTAACTGCGAAAAAGGGTGGAAAAGCATAAACAACAAGAACATTGCTGAATAATGATGTTGTGATTGCACTCTATAGATAAGCATCCTCATGTACCTCGCAAGTCTCCTCTCTGGGCCAAACCCTCAACCAGCCTCTGATATTCTGCTCTCAACCTACCTTCATCAGTGGCCTTGAACCTTTCTACCATATCAAACAGTTCAAGAGAAACCAAAGTTAATTGAATCATCAAGTTAAAAATTCCAGTGAAGGACACAAATTGTCATATAGGTAAAACAACATTGATCCCCATGTACAAGTGCAGTAACCCCCTCAAGATAAGTATGTTGAGCAAAAGTCAATTATCACCACATATTCATTATCACTATTCAAGATCGTGACATAAATCAGAAAATGCTCAAAGAGAATTTTTGTAGTAGTCCAGGTGGATGGGGCTAATAATAAAGTTTTGCAACGATTTGGTGAAACATTGAAATTTGTGACTACCAATGCATCAAATTATTAGCAGGTGACCACAAGATTCTTCAGAAAGATGATAAATCTGACAATCAAAATGCAcatcatttttcctttaaaataaGAGCACAGAAACTGGTTGTTCTTGATgtacaatgagagagagagagagagagagagagagagagagagaccagatGGATGACTTCAGTTTTAAAAGCTGATTGTAATTATTAACATTCCACTGAAGAAAATACCTTCTACTACGGCTGACATACTAGAAGTTGTGCGTACCTCTCAATCTCCTGCTCCATTCGATGAAGATTCCTTGTAGCCCCTTCAAGTGTTTGTCGCCTCACACTAACACTAAGAGCTTCAATACATACATTATCAATATTATGTGCCTCATCAAACACCACAACACATTCTCTCTGCATTTCCTTTGATATTATGCCAGCCACCTTTGGGTCAAGCAAGTACTGATAACTATACACGATAACATTTGCAAATTGCACCATATGGCGGGCCAAGAAGTATGGACACCAGCCTTTCTGTTTGCCAAAGGCCCTTAGATCCTGCCACAAGAGCAGTATGCCGCTTAGCTTCAACTCAATGTCGCAATATATAAAGTAAGAGTTAGGAGAGATTATTAAATAGCAGACAGGCCATCCAGAAAGGCACTTGCAAGAAGTACAAAATATATCTCCATAGGACTATAGGGGAAAAAAGGTTTCTTTTCGTTGCCAAGTTCAATATACGCACATAatgcaaaaatcaaatgaaacctGTTAACAAAGTCTTACAAAGCATTTGTCAGACAAAGACAAAAAGAGTAACAAATTACAAAACGCAAAACATTGATTACAAACAAGCATTCCCAATATTCTGTTCATGAAACAAGAAACAACTAATTAATCGGTTACCGTTCTGGATAATTGGCTATGACATAATTCACGAACCATCTAAAGACAAAGGCCTAATACTAAAATCGTACCTTGAACTATTTTAAACACGTCAAAATGCAAATTTGATTCCTTAAAATCAAAAGAGGTATCTGCATGCAGTCAGTTCAAAGTCTATTGCTCTCCTCATTCCTTAGCCACAAAAGATTACTCGATATCGACACAATCTCTCGTGCCAACTGATAGACAAACATCCTAAAGCACTAGGGAAACACCAAGAGAATCACAACCAACAATCATCCAGAACCCAGATCACAAAATGCCACTCTCAACACAAATGACAGAAACCAACCAACCGATCAAGGATCAGACCTGCAGTGTATAAACTCCGGGTGGCAACACCGCCCCAGACCCGGCCCTTTCGTACTCCTCGAAGAACTCGCAGGTCGGCACGCTGGGGTTCCTCTCGGCCAAAGCCCTAACCCAGCTCGCGGTGAGCTTCCTGCAGCCGGCGTCCACCGAGTCGCGATTCTCCGCCGACAGGACCCTCGGATTCACGCACAGGTTCTTCCGCGACGATAGCCCGACGGCAAGAATCCTGGCGGCGGGGCCAAGGTGCTTTACCTGGTAGTCGTGCAGCTTCTTCAGCTCAGCGAGGGTCTTCTCCATCTCGTGGACGGTGCGGGTGCAGTAGATGAGCTTGAGAGGGGACTGGGGCTTGGAGAGGACGTAGCTGGTGATGAGTGAGAGGAGGGCAATGGTCTTGCCGGTGCCGGTGGGCATCTCGAGGAGGCAGTGGCCGCGGGCGTCGAGGGCGCGCTTGAGCTCCACCATGTACGAGTACTGCTCCGGGTAGATGTTGTCGTAGGGGAAGTAGACAGTGACGTCCTCTATTTCGAACTTCATTTCTTCCCTTCCGTCTGATTCGATTATTCTTGAGGTCTTAAGGGATTTGATGTTATGAAACCGGGATGTGGAGGGATTCGCCGGAGGGAGCGTCGCCGCCGGCGAGGCGAACGTGACGAGAGggtttaagagagagagagaggggacggAGAGAGTGAGTGAACGGAAAGGTGTCGTCTTTTATGATTCTCCAATGCGCTGCCCTCAGGCCGAAAAAGCCCGTTCTGAGGACCCGACCCGGGCATTGTTCATGCCTCGACCCGATCAACCCTTGAAATcattaataaggattttattaTGGAAAAAATAACAGTCCTAAAAAATCTTGGCCAAATATGCAATAAGTCTTATTTTTGAAAAGGTGCAATTAAGTACTAAACTATttaaaattgatccaattaaaatcCTTTCAATGTTcgcaaattgttaaaattgaCGTGAAACTAATGAGTCATATCTTTATAAACGCATATATTGGCGAATTAAAAAGTAAGAAAACACCTAAGACAAAAGAAATTATAATTAACACACTAGAACAGAAATATAACAACGATAATTAGGATCTTTTCACATATAATGCagattaatattttaaaattaaaggaAGAGAATATTGTGTGGACATGTTAAGTAAAAAAGTAGTGCCAAGACAAATGAAATCGATCATATTGAGAAGgaaaatagtaaaatataaGAAGGTGAAGTCGGTAATTGAAACTCACATGCATTCTTTTTGCTACTCTATAGCCTCTCTGTACTACACGCTGGAGAACTCTACTTTCATACATTGTAATAGATTCTGCATTTTGCCTCAAGATCACAAACTGACCTCTCATTCCATCAATAGATTCATGTTGATATACAAATATAGGTATGATGCCTTCCTCGCCAACCATTTTGTTATGGAAAATTGCAAACATCCTATAATTTGGAAATGAGATATAACCAAAAGAGAGCTCAGAGCTTAAATTCAGGGACGCACGAGTCTATGTACCAACGAATTGAGGGTGTGTATTAAGGTAATCACATATGTGAGTCGAATGAGAGGAGTTTAGCTAATGAACCATGATAAGAGCACAAACTTTACAAATTAGATTGCCAAACCGCTGGATAATAACACAAACGAATGCTGATCGAAAGTTAATATGCAACTTTCAGTCGCAGGAAAGCGACATGTAAGTATCCGAGGCGGGAAAACACCGAGTAACAAGTCCGGTAATATACACCTTTAAGCAAATCAGAGTACTGCCCAGGTCCTGAAGGCCTCTCACTTATGCACGACTCGATGATAATCATTGACAAGATTCTGGATGCTCGACCTTACACAAGACGGGCAGCGACCTCTAACTACGTGGTTACCACAGAGTGGGGAATAACCCAGATTGACAAGCTTGTGGTCATCAAACCAGGTTGAAGACAATGCCTTTTCTCATAACATTACAAGGCTTAGTCCAGTTTTCAATCTTCGGTCCTTGCAAGCCAGTGCAGTGGGCACCGGTACTGCCACTTCGGTCGTTGCAGGAGCCTTCTCCTTTGCATTGGCAAGCGGAAGACACAGGGGAACATAGGATGATTAGAGCAGAGTAGTAGGTTCTTCCATGTTCATGAGAAAACTTGCGATGTTCCCTCTGCGCGATGTTTCCTCTGTGCCGCATTAAGAGATTTAATGATCACAAGGCATTGAGGGATACATTTCACCAGAGATCGGGATGTTAAATTAACAGATAAATGCAGTCACTAACTTGAAACAGAGACTTGCTCTCCTCTGGTTATGTCATACACCATATCGTTTAAGAGCTTTGCTTAAACTGGGCATTACGTTGTATGCCTGGTAGGATCTTCTTAATTCAATGATCGAACCCACCTATACCAATTAAGTTCACATCATCAGGTATCAAATAACAATGAAACACAACAGACGTACTAGCCACTAGCTAAGTGAAATTGCAAATCCACTAGCTTC
Protein-coding sequences here:
- the LOC115752028 gene encoding general transcription and DNA repair factor IIH helicase subunit XPD, producing MKFEIEDVTVYFPYDNIYPEQYSYMVELKRALDARGHCLLEMPTGTGKTIALLSLITSYVLSKPQSPLKLIYCTRTVHEMEKTLAELKKLHDYQVKHLGPAARILAVGLSSRKNLCVNPRVLSAENRDSVDAGCRKLTASWVRALAERNPSVPTCEFFEEYERAGSGAVLPPGVYTLQDLRAFGKQKGWCPYFLARHMVQFANVIVYSYQYLLDPKVAGIISKEMQRECVVVFDEAHNIDNVCIEALSVSVRRQTLEGATRNLHRMEQEIERFKATDEGRLRAEYQRLVEGLAQRGDLRVNDTWLANPALPDDILKEAVPGNIRRADFFLRVLRRFVQYLKGRLETENVEKESPVAFVASVTNQAGIDQKTLKFCYDRLHSLMLTLEITDTDEFLHIQTICDFATLVGTYARGFSIIIEPFDERMPDVQDPVLQLSCHDASLAIKPVFDRFQTVVITSGTLSPIDLYPRLLNFNPVVSRSFTMSLTRDCICPMVLTRGSDQLPVSTKFDMRSDLGVVRNYGRLLLEMVSVVPDGIVCFFVSYSYMDEIVNSWNESGILKEIMQHKLVFIETQDVVETTLALDNYRRACDCGRGAVFFSVARGKVAEGIDFDRHYGRLVIMFGIPFQYTLSKILLARLEYLRDTFQIKEGDFLTFDALRQAAQCVGRVIRSKADYGMMIFADKRYSRHDKRSKLPGWILSHLRDAHLNLSTDMAVYIAREFLRKMAQPYDKAGSGSKKTLLSQEDVEKMGDGSLNEMLY